One part of the Mesomycoplasma conjunctivae genome encodes these proteins:
- a CDS encoding LSm family protein: MDIEQKIVENFPEVAKAEFILEDGHTFLRIYTTLTTMKDIEDISKKISDFIDRIELKYNNFFLDILSKGVDE; encoded by the coding sequence TTGGATATAGAACAAAAAATAGTGGAAAATTTTCCAGAAGTAGCAAAAGCTGAGTTTATTTTAGAAGATGGACACACTTTTTTAAGAATTTACACAACTCTTACAACTATGAAAGATATTGAAGACATCTCTAAAAAAATATCAGATTTTATTGATAGAATAGAATTAAAATATAATAATTTTTTCTTAGATATATTATCAAAAGGAGTGGATGAATAG
- the lon gene encoding endopeptidase La has product MIYRFIPINNNIFFSHLTKSQKVSIEDRSSLETLMAIFHNSPTKPTLKDKELVFAYFQSWADFPLVDVDDLREFATLVKIKSFKIIQNPGDDSWKRVDLTFDAVSKVKIVAVNKDINLTRFIEVEVKKTRETVEEEIISSKVLNQMLDFMSKTTSSHSTIDQIGEIINNFKEIMDLPDWKPTEYVKKMVNTVATNTILDVNEKYKIFALSSYSEKIKNIFKVLRVIGKSQQLEDEINLILKTNLDRQQTEFLLREKIKAIRKKLGEDNKYEDRIDEFVNSDLAKKQLPKEVIEVIKRESAKLKGMMATSPESNISKNYLDLIFQLPWRHISQDKLDLKQAEQVLEQHHFGLTEIKKRIIEYLAALIHRRNSQEGILKSQIEVIAKKIIDHSLFAENQQTNKIGKTFSMPILTLVGPPGTGKTSIVRSIADAIGKKFVKISLGGVKDESEIRGHRRTYIGAMPGKIIQAIRKSGVSNPLILLDEIDKMGGPDFRGDPSAAMLEVLDPEQNRYFQDHYLELEYDLSKVMFVATANDIGDIPEPLMDRVEIIELSSYTFLEKIEIAKNYLIPEILKENSLDEKYFQIDDETIDFIIKSYTLEAGVRGLKRLFDKLARKIIVMLLDKKIKTNEYLLDKKNVKKLLGVERIDPDSVDKKPQIGVVNGLGYSPVGGSTLQIEVTTVPGRGELKLTGSLKEVMQESARIALTYVQSRAKDLNIDFDFENNQIHIHVPEGAVPKDGPSAGITFTTAIISALANKAVPQDIAMTGEITLRGKVLAIGGLKEKSLGAYKNGIKRIFIPQSNEKNLVDIPQEVKKAVKFISVKTYQQIYDDLFK; this is encoded by the coding sequence ATGATTTATCGATTCATCCCTATTAACAATAATATTTTCTTTTCACATTTAACAAAATCACAAAAAGTATCAATTGAAGATCGCAGCTCACTTGAGACATTGATGGCTATTTTTCACAATAGTCCAACAAAACCTACTCTTAAAGATAAAGAGTTAGTTTTTGCTTATTTCCAATCATGAGCTGATTTTCCTTTAGTAGATGTCGATGATTTAAGAGAATTTGCTACACTAGTTAAAATTAAAAGTTTTAAAATTATCCAAAATCCTGGTGATGATAGTTGAAAAAGAGTTGATTTGACTTTCGATGCTGTATCTAAAGTCAAAATCGTTGCTGTTAACAAAGATATTAATTTAACTCGTTTTATTGAAGTAGAAGTTAAAAAAACTCGTGAAACAGTTGAAGAAGAAATAATAAGTAGTAAAGTTTTAAATCAAATGCTTGATTTTATGTCAAAAACAACTTCAAGTCATTCAACCATTGATCAAATTGGCGAAATAATTAATAATTTTAAAGAAATTATGGATCTTCCAGATTGGAAACCTACCGAATATGTCAAAAAAATGGTCAACACAGTAGCAACAAATACAATATTGGATGTTAATGAAAAATATAAAATTTTTGCCCTTAGCTCATATTCAGAAAAGATTAAAAATATCTTTAAAGTATTGCGTGTTATAGGTAAATCACAACAATTAGAAGATGAGATTAATTTAATTTTAAAAACCAATCTTGATCGTCAACAAACAGAATTTTTACTACGTGAAAAAATTAAAGCTATTCGCAAAAAACTTGGTGAAGATAATAAATATGAAGACCGAATTGATGAATTTGTCAATTCTGATCTTGCTAAAAAACAGCTTCCAAAAGAAGTCATTGAAGTTATTAAAAGAGAATCTGCTAAACTAAAAGGAATGATGGCTACCTCACCAGAGAGTAACATTTCGAAAAACTATTTAGATTTAATTTTTCAACTTCCTTGACGTCATATTTCTCAAGATAAACTGGATTTAAAACAAGCAGAACAAGTTTTAGAACAACACCATTTTGGTTTAACTGAAATTAAAAAGCGAATTATTGAATATCTTGCTGCTTTGATTCATCGTCGTAATTCGCAAGAAGGTATTTTAAAATCTCAAATTGAAGTAATTGCAAAAAAAATAATTGACCATTCTCTCTTTGCTGAAAATCAACAAACAAACAAAATTGGTAAAACTTTTTCAATGCCAATTTTAACTTTAGTTGGTCCTCCAGGAACAGGAAAAACTTCTATTGTGCGTTCAATAGCTGATGCTATTGGTAAAAAATTTGTTAAAATTTCTCTCGGAGGTGTCAAAGACGAATCTGAAATTCGTGGACACCGCCGCACTTATATAGGTGCTATGCCAGGAAAAATAATTCAAGCTATTAGAAAATCAGGTGTTTCCAACCCTTTAATTTTATTAGATGAAATTGATAAAATGGGTGGGCCAGATTTTCGCGGTGATCCTTCTGCTGCAATGTTGGAAGTGCTCGATCCTGAACAAAATCGTTATTTTCAAGATCACTATCTAGAACTTGAATATGATTTATCCAAAGTTATGTTTGTAGCAACTGCTAACGACATTGGCGATATTCCTGAACCACTTATGGACAGGGTAGAAATTATTGAGCTATCTTCTTATACATTTTTAGAAAAAATTGAGATTGCTAAAAATTATTTAATTCCTGAAATTTTAAAAGAAAATTCTCTAGATGAAAAATATTTTCAAATAGATGATGAAACCATTGATTTTATTATTAAATCCTATACTTTAGAAGCTGGTGTTCGTGGTCTCAAGCGACTATTTGATAAACTAGCTCGCAAAATTATTGTTATGCTTTTAGATAAAAAAATCAAAACTAATGAATATCTTTTAGACAAGAAAAATGTCAAAAAATTACTAGGAGTTGAAAGAATTGATCCCGATTCTGTTGATAAAAAACCACAAATCGGTGTTGTTAATGGTCTTGGATACTCCCCAGTTGGCGGTTCTACCTTACAAATCGAGGTTACCACAGTTCCAGGTCGTGGCGAACTTAAACTTACAGGTAGTCTTAAAGAAGTTATGCAAGAATCTGCGCGCATCGCACTGACCTATGTCCAATCACGGGCAAAAGATTTAAACATTGATTTTGATTTTGAAAACAATCAAATTCACATTCATGTGCCTGAAGGTGCTGTGCCAAAAGATGGGCCTTCTGCTGGTATAACATTTACTACCGCCATCATTTCAGCTCTTGCTAACAAGGCAGTTCCACAAGATATTGCAATGACAGGTGAGATTACCTTGCGCGGAAAAGTTTTAGCAATTGGTGGTCTGAAGGAAAAATCACTGGGAGCTTATAAAAACGGTATTAAACGAATTTTTATCCCACAAAGCAACGAAAAAAATCTAGTTGATATTCCACAAGAAGTAAAAAAAGCTGTAAAATTTATATCAGTTAAAACATATCAACAAATTTACGATGATCTTTTTAAATAG
- a CDS encoding alpha/beta fold hydrolase encodes MKKINWNYPYIISESKENKINLVFCHGFNSNHSVFYQLISKIPGVNYYSFTLPGCNLTPAEPHQLNMEYYAQEIVRFIKELNLDEVVLVGHSMGAGNAALVYKLIPERIKKIVFIGPMNKANMPLATLFYNKFFPKTPQEMLDFFTIYEYDKEKYQDPKWLDWANKVFDYEYFNNENIVQLGSTLPQYYIMDKIEEGLKEVKCPAMLILGERDGIMMKEETIQYYLSIIENIRVEVIPYTGHLIYTENEEGFLQVFKPFLLD; translated from the coding sequence ATGAAAAAAATTAACTGAAATTATCCTTATATTATTAGTGAAAGCAAAGAGAACAAAATTAATTTAGTATTTTGTCATGGCTTTAATTCTAATCATAGTGTTTTCTACCAACTCATATCAAAAATCCCAGGTGTAAATTATTATTCTTTTACATTGCCAGGATGCAATCTTACACCAGCCGAACCACATCAATTAAATATGGAATATTATGCACAAGAAATTGTCAGATTTATTAAAGAACTTAATTTAGACGAAGTAGTTTTAGTGGGTCATTCAATGGGAGCGGGGAATGCAGCACTAGTTTATAAATTGATACCAGAGAGAATTAAAAAGATAGTTTTTATTGGTCCTATGAACAAAGCTAATATGCCTTTGGCAACACTTTTTTATAATAAATTTTTTCCAAAAACCCCACAAGAAATGTTGGATTTTTTTACTATTTATGAATATGACAAAGAAAAATATCAAGATCCAAAATGACTTGACTGAGCAAACAAAGTCTTTGATTATGAGTATTTTAATAATGAAAATATAGTCCAACTTGGTAGCACATTACCACAATATTACATAATGGATAAAATTGAAGAAGGTTTAAAAGAAGTAAAATGTCCAGCAATGTTAATTTTAGGTGAACGTGATGGAATCATGATGAAAGAAGAAACTATTCAATATTATCTCTCAATTATTGAAAATATTAGAGTTGAGGTAATACCTTATACAGGACATCTTATCTATACAGAAAATGAGGAAGGCTTTCTGCAAGTTTTTAAACCTTTTTTATTAGATTAG
- the nusA gene encoding transcription termination/antitermination protein NusA, producing MNSNMKKKSKQVSSIEQKTTTKLILESLKEIAQQNQTTIDIVLETFSKSIEKVINKKIDPEAELELETDFDKFIFKVYNINGEIVEDTYFDNLDDLAKHEASFSFISISDAIAKKIAKPEDLQVGNRVKIEIDITTFDKSIFQSAIQNFKQTNSEINRQRIYDKYLPLKNTVILAKITNKIHSGYIFELVEDKVAAFMPSHYSIGQKLKVGDILEVVIEDVNKSSKQSQIIVSSKSIQLVKNKIINAIPELQTNNLEIVSIARIPGEKCKVAVKKTNLPGSDHISELGAIIGEKGVRIESISQDLDGEQIEIVKYDENILTFVANAIAPARVVCVKEFKINNKNKHYTVVVPDFQHTLAIGKKGSNVQLATDLTRIKKLEIIPYSRALKDDKFEIEWNGNIADVEEMKSLRQNYTNKKESIRRQRNKNYNDNFSTILEEFEKDIQKYKEPYSFLDEDNIEITYSNKTSKTPNSLDNLANGQTQENDLNLDSQQQDNHIEQKVNFQNTNQDYRENQPLFDADSLINSALSESIKENALIDQAEVENEQQRDQKNDKQLSSSFKNEAQESKKIADKTKQQDNNEAKTPILNRKEARQIQREIQNFKSDNDLVDYSGVDEIEIDLDEFDF from the coding sequence ATGAATAGTAATATGAAGAAAAAAAGCAAACAAGTATCATCTATTGAACAAAAAACTACTACCAAACTTATATTAGAGTCTTTAAAAGAAATTGCTCAACAAAATCAAACTACAATTGATATTGTGCTTGAAACTTTTTCTAAATCAATTGAAAAAGTTATTAACAAAAAAATTGATCCTGAGGCAGAATTAGAACTAGAAACTGATTTTGATAAATTTATTTTTAAAGTTTATAACATTAACGGTGAAATAGTTGAGGATACATATTTTGATAATCTTGATGATCTAGCTAAGCATGAAGCTTCTTTTTCATTTATAAGTATTTCAGATGCAATTGCTAAAAAAATTGCTAAACCTGAAGATTTACAAGTGGGAAATAGAGTTAAAATAGAAATTGATATCACAACTTTTGATAAATCTATTTTTCAGTCTGCAATTCAAAATTTTAAACAAACTAATTCTGAAATTAATAGGCAAAGAATTTATGACAAATATTTACCACTAAAAAATACAGTTATTTTAGCTAAAATCACAAACAAAATTCACTCTGGATATATATTTGAACTTGTTGAAGACAAAGTTGCAGCTTTCATGCCCAGCCATTATTCCATTGGTCAAAAATTAAAGGTTGGTGATATTCTCGAAGTTGTTATTGAAGATGTTAATAAAAGCTCTAAACAATCACAAATTATTGTCTCCAGCAAATCAATTCAGTTAGTAAAAAATAAAATTATAAATGCAATTCCTGAATTACAAACTAATAATCTAGAAATTGTTAGCATCGCTCGAATTCCGGGGGAAAAATGTAAGGTTGCTGTTAAAAAAACCAATCTACCAGGATCAGATCACATTTCTGAATTAGGCGCAATTATAGGTGAAAAAGGAGTTCGGATTGAATCTATTAGCCAAGATTTAGATGGTGAGCAAATTGAAATTGTTAAATATGATGAAAATATTTTAACTTTTGTTGCCAATGCAATTGCCCCAGCTAGAGTAGTTTGTGTCAAAGAATTCAAAATAAACAATAAAAATAAACACTATACAGTTGTAGTTCCTGATTTTCAACACACTTTGGCAATTGGTAAAAAAGGATCAAACGTTCAACTTGCAACTGATCTAACTCGAATTAAGAAATTAGAAATTATACCTTATTCAAGAGCACTAAAAGATGATAAATTCGAAATTGAATGAAATGGTAATATTGCTGATGTAGAAGAAATGAAATCTTTACGTCAAAATTATACAAATAAGAAAGAATCAATTAGACGTCAAAGAAACAAAAACTACAACGATAACTTTAGCACTATTTTAGAAGAATTTGAAAAAGACATCCAAAAATATAAAGAACCATATTCTTTCTTAGATGAAGACAATATTGAAATTACTTATTCTAATAAGACATCTAAAACCCCAAATTCTTTAGATAATTTAGCCAATGGGCAAACTCAGGAAAATGATTTAAACCTCGATTCTCAACAGCAAGATAATCATATCGAGCAAAAAGTTAATTTCCAAAACACTAACCAAGATTATCGAGAAAATCAACCACTTTTTGATGCTGATTCTCTAATTAATAGTGCTCTTAGTGAATCTATAAAAGAAAATGCATTAATAGATCAAGCAGAAGTAGAAAACGAACAACAAAGAGATCAAAAAAATGATAAGCAACTAAGTTCTAGCTTTAAAAATGAAGCTCAAGAGAGCAAAAAAATTGCAGATAAAACCAAACAACAAGACAATAATGAAGCTAAAACTCCAATTTTAAATCGAAAAGAAGCTAGGCAAATTCAAAGAGAAATTCAAAATTTTAAATCTGATAATGATTTAGTTGACTACTCTGGTGTCGATGAAATCGAAATTGATCTAGATGAGTTTGATTTTTAA
- a CDS encoding restriction endonuclease subunit S yields MRFADYKNLWKWTQLKDIVEHHTSNLTFSDVKKQGKYFLYDAKEIIGKTDKFFMKEDYISIIKDGDAGRLRFLPTNTAFCSTMSALTSKNNFDIYFIYSLLSSYFPIESIISGTTIKHIYFKNYGQFEYFVPSIKEQQKIAKVFENIDNLLNLYELKLQKIEMIKKSLLDKMFVQK; encoded by the coding sequence ATTCGCTTTGCAGATTATAAAAACCTTTGAAAATGAACACAATTAAAAGATATTGTTGAGCATCACACTTCTAATTTAACGTTTAGTGATGTTAAAAAACAAGGTAAATATTTTTTGTATGATGCCAAAGAAATTATAGGCAAAACCGATAAATTCTTTATGAAGGAAGATTACATTTCCATCATAAAAGATGGAGATGCTGGTCGCTTGAGATTTTTGCCTACAAATACAGCATTTTGTTCGACAATGTCAGCTTTGACTAGTAAAAATAATTTTGATATTTACTTTATTTATAGTTTGTTATCCTCTTATTTTCCAATAGAGTCAATAATTAGTGGGACAACGATCAAACATATTTATTTCAAAAATTATGGTCAATTTGAATATTTTGTGCCTTCTATCAAAGAACAACAAAAAATAGCAAAAGTGTTTGAAAATATAGACAATTTGCTAAATTTATATGAATTAAAATTGCAAAAAATTGAAATGATTAAAAAATCATTGTTAGATAAAATGTTTGTACAAAAATAA
- the tuf gene encoding elongation factor Tu, which translates to MAKQDFDRSKEHINIGTIGHVDHGKTTLTAAISTVLSKKGLAEAKDYASIDAAPEEKARGITINTAHIEYSTDKRHYAHVDCPGHADYIKNMITGAAQMDGAILVVAASDGPMPQTREHILLSKQVGVPKMVVFLNKVDLPDVDDEMIDLVEVEIRELLSSYDFDGENTPIIRGSARGALEGKPEWEAKIIELMDAVDNYIDSPAREMDKPFLMAVEDVFTITGRGTVATGKVERGQVKLNEEVEIVGYKPEPKKTVITGIEMFNKNLQSAMAGDNAGVLLRGVDRSEIERGQVIAKPKTIVPHTKFKAAVYALTKDEGGRHTPFFKNYKPQFYFRTTDVTGGIEFEEGREMVIPGDNVDLTVELIAPIAVEQGTKFSIREGGRTVGAGTVTEIIK; encoded by the coding sequence ATGGCAAAACAAGATTTTGACCGTAGTAAAGAGCACATCAATATTGGAACCATTGGTCACGTTGACCATGGTAAAACTACTTTGACAGCTGCTATTTCAACAGTATTATCAAAAAAAGGATTAGCAGAAGCTAAAGATTATGCTTCAATCGATGCTGCTCCTGAAGAAAAAGCACGTGGAATTACTATTAACACTGCTCACATCGAATATAGTACAGACAAGAGACACTATGCTCACGTAGATTGCCCAGGGCACGCTGACTACATTAAAAATATGATTACAGGTGCAGCACAAATGGATGGGGCTATCTTAGTTGTTGCAGCTTCTGATGGACCTATGCCACAGACTAGAGAGCACATTTTACTTTCTAAACAAGTTGGTGTTCCAAAAATGGTTGTCTTCTTAAATAAAGTTGACTTACCAGATGTTGATGACGAAATGATTGATTTAGTTGAAGTTGAAATTAGAGAATTATTATCTTCATACGACTTTGACGGTGAAAATACACCAATTATTCGTGGTTCAGCTCGTGGAGCACTTGAAGGTAAACCAGAATGAGAAGCAAAAATCATCGAACTTATGGATGCAGTTGATAATTACATTGACTCACCAGCTCGTGAGATGGACAAACCATTCTTAATGGCAGTTGAAGATGTCTTTACTATTACAGGTAGAGGGACTGTTGCAACCGGTAAGGTTGAAAGAGGACAAGTTAAACTAAACGAAGAAGTTGAAATCGTTGGATATAAACCAGAACCTAAAAAAACTGTTATTACTGGAATTGAAATGTTTAACAAAAATCTTCAATCAGCAATGGCTGGAGACAACGCCGGAGTTCTTTTACGTGGAGTTGATCGTAGCGAAATTGAAAGAGGACAAGTTATTGCAAAACCTAAAACTATTGTTCCTCACACCAAATTTAAAGCTGCAGTTTATGCTTTAACAAAAGACGAAGGTGGACGTCACACACCATTTTTCAAAAACTACAAACCTCAATTTTACTTTAGAACAACTGATGTTACCGGTGGAATTGAATTCGAAGAAGGAAGAGAGATGGTTATTCCAGGTGACAATGTTGACTTAACAGTTGAATTAATTGCACCTATTGCTGTTGAACAAGGTACTAAGTTTTCTATCCGTGAAGGTGGAAGAACTGTTGGTGCTGGAACAGTTACAGAAATTATTAAATAA
- a CDS encoding phosphotransferase, giving the protein MFIKEIEQKIPTYIFKHLRKIELIYCGYHNCSYSAFYKDEKVQIRIAKNNFVNWKNESIYLEGNTDFIFYKNGNFIKKWYEGNILNKTIAKENQRLLFQKILDFQEQKPSNIEQFDWNILNITDQKYCNILKKYQNEQLVLNHGDLCFKNIIFNEKTKEIKFIDFEWVRYNSKYFDLVCLYLYMNIDKDEIISYFNLDRQKFADYVYLIKTFNKYWNLKFY; this is encoded by the coding sequence ATGTTTATTAAAGAAATAGAACAAAAAATACCTACTTATATTTTCAAACACCTAAGAAAAATAGAACTAATTTACTGCGGATACCACAACTGTAGCTACAGCGCATTTTATAAAGACGAAAAAGTTCAAATAAGAATTGCTAAAAATAATTTTGTAAATTGAAAAAATGAATCTATTTATCTTGAAGGCAACACCGATTTCATTTTTTACAAAAATGGAAATTTTATTAAAAAATGATACGAAGGTAATATTTTAAATAAGACAATTGCTAAAGAAAATCAAAGACTATTATTTCAAAAGATCTTAGATTTTCAAGAACAAAAACCTAGTAATATTGAACAATTTGATTGAAATATTTTAAATATAACAGATCAAAAATATTGCAATATTCTTAAAAAATATCAAAATGAACAACTTGTACTAAATCATGGTGATCTATGTTTTAAAAATATAATATTTAATGAAAAAACCAAAGAAATTAAGTTTATTGATTTTGAATGAGTTAGATACAATAGTAAATACTTTGATTTGGTTTGTCTTTATTTATACATGAACATTGATAAAGATGAAATTATTAGTTATTTTAATTTAGATAGGCAAAAATTTGCAGATTATGTTTATTTGATTAAAACTTTTAATAAATATTGAAATTTAAAGTTTTACTAG
- a CDS encoding N-6 DNA methylase gives MKFTRDELVEKIGRSYWTSNIENGEFSYKSVGIDRSKINCKHYKLDLRFEYPEEALTLIIETKPDEKSFDKPSSYNQLKCYFNSERLYRPNNNIIAILVRLDDIKDNKYIVYDAQSKKIIEGYKQKIKKIYDYHNLFSSKSNDRSLVTKNTINLNKMLHKYNISERIRAQFIGSLLVAINSKSKNKIFQKIDSVNGKSKDILNLIKDIIKNKINDDQNAKEKLEVTSSVLDDMQLVNLKYENLQRIIYFIEKEIIPFIDEKSNYGEDLLNLFFTTFNKYVQKDDKNQAFTPSHITDFMASLVQINENSRVLDPTCGSGSFLVQAMSQMIKNIDDPKLKQKIKREQIFGIESEYIAFSLASTNMLIHDDGLSNIVLDSCFERREWIESKNINAVLMNPPFNGKNMPSDFTVKENTGMDSTKGLAFVEFVANSVKTKGALLATILPLATAIGRDQIIKEYKKKMLAKHTLKAVFSMPNDLFHPGASASVCIMLFELNKPHIKRNATFFGYYKDDGFIKKKNLGRVEKKDWNLTKQLWLETYLQSKEIPEFSVLENVDHNDEWLAEAYMETDYNQLQAWDFSKTIRDYLSFKLKNGILEKISDNKIIQDNLKLNVKEWKYFQISDLFEVKKAKNVIIEDAQREQGSEVAYVTRTQNNNGIIFFVKKSVFAEEEANVITIGGESAKSFYQPLNFISGNNITKIKLKEFALDRYLGLFFVTLLDKEMNRYNYGRAFNQLNIANTRLKLPIDKDGKPDYQFMRKYIKALLTKEEQFFSKNLFK, from the coding sequence ATGAAATTTACAAGAGATGAATTAGTAGAAAAAATTGGTAGATCATATTGGACAAGCAATATTGAAAATGGTGAATTTTCATACAAAAGTGTTGGTATTGATAGAAGCAAAATCAATTGTAAACATTATAAGCTTGACCTACGTTTCGAATATCCAGAAGAAGCATTAACTCTAATTATTGAAACTAAGCCAGATGAAAAAAGTTTTGATAAACCATCTTCTTATAATCAATTAAAATGTTATTTCAATAGTGAGAGACTTTATCGGCCAAATAATAATATAATTGCCATTCTCGTAAGATTGGATGACATCAAAGATAATAAATATATTGTTTATGATGCCCAGTCTAAAAAGATTATTGAAGGTTACAAGCAGAAAATTAAGAAAATCTATGACTATCACAACCTATTTTCATCTAAAAGTAATGATCGATCACTAGTAACAAAAAATACTATAAATTTAAACAAAATGTTGCACAAATACAACATTAGTGAACGAATTAGAGCACAATTTATTGGTTCACTTTTAGTAGCAATCAATAGTAAATCTAAAAATAAAATTTTTCAAAAAATTGATTCTGTAAATGGGAAGTCTAAAGATATTCTAAACTTGATAAAAGATATTATCAAAAATAAAATCAATGATGATCAAAATGCAAAAGAAAAATTAGAAGTTACCTCATCAGTTCTAGATGACATGCAGCTAGTAAATTTAAAATACGAAAATTTGCAAAGAATTATTTATTTTATTGAAAAAGAAATAATACCTTTTATAGATGAAAAATCTAACTATGGTGAAGATCTTTTGAATCTATTTTTTACAACTTTTAATAAGTATGTACAAAAAGATGACAAAAATCAAGCCTTTACCCCTTCACATATTACAGATTTTATGGCAAGTTTAGTACAAATTAATGAAAATTCTAGGGTATTAGATCCCACTTGTGGATCAGGTTCTTTTCTTGTTCAAGCAATGAGTCAAATGATTAAAAATATTGATGATCCCAAACTCAAACAAAAAATTAAAAGAGAACAAATTTTTGGAATTGAATCTGAATATATCGCTTTTAGTTTAGCTTCAACAAATATGCTCATTCATGATGATGGTTTATCAAATATAGTTTTAGATTCCTGTTTTGAGAGAAGAGAATGAATTGAATCTAAAAACATTAATGCAGTTTTAATGAATCCGCCATTTAATGGTAAGAATATGCCAAGTGATTTTACCGTCAAAGAAAACACCGGGATGGATTCAACCAAAGGGTTAGCTTTTGTAGAATTTGTTGCTAATTCTGTTAAAACTAAAGGTGCGCTTTTAGCTACAATTTTACCTTTAGCAACTGCTATTGGAAGAGATCAAATTATTAAAGAATATAAGAAAAAAATGTTAGCAAAACATACACTAAAAGCTGTTTTTAGTATGCCAAATGATTTATTTCACCCTGGAGCCTCAGCTTCTGTTTGTATTATGTTGTTTGAGTTAAACAAACCACACATTAAACGAAATGCAACATTTTTTGGTTATTATAAAGACGATGGCTTTATTAAAAAGAAAAATTTAGGTAGAGTAGAAAAAAAGGATTGAAACTTAACTAAGCAGCTTTGGTTGGAAACATATTTGCAATCCAAAGAAATTCCTGAATTTTCTGTATTAGAAAATGTTGACCATAATGATGAATGACTAGCAGAAGCTTATATGGAAACTGATTATAATCAACTTCAAGCTTGAGATTTTAGTAAAACTATTCGTGATTATTTATCTTTTAAACTCAAAAATGGCATTTTAGAAAAAATAAGTGACAACAAAATTATTCAAGATAATTTAAAACTAAATGTCAAAGAGTGAAAATATTTTCAAATTAGTGACTTATTCGAAGTTAAAAAAGCTAAAAATGTCATTATTGAAGATGCACAAAGAGAACAAGGTAGTGAAGTTGCCTATGTTACTCGAACCCAAAATAATAATGGAATAATCTTTTTTGTCAAAAAATCTGTTTTTGCAGAAGAAGAGGCAAATGTGATTACCATTGGCGGTGAAAGTGCTAAAAGTTTTTATCAACCACTTAATTTTATCAGCGGTAACAATATTACTAAAATCAAACTCAAAGAATTTGCACTAGATAGATATCTTGGCTTATTTTTTGTAACCTTGTTAGATAAGGAAATGAATCGCTATAATTATGGCCGTGCATTTAATCAATTAAATATTGCAAATACAAGATTAAAATTACCAATTGACAAAGATGGCAAACCAGACTATCAATTTATGAGAAAATATATTAAAGCATTGTTAACAAAAGAAGAACAATTCTTTTCGAAAAATTTATTTAAATAA
- a CDS encoding restriction endonuclease subunit S: protein MVGSNCNWLVHKLVDIVSYHTSKLTFSDVERKGRYPLYDANKVIGKTNKFFMKDDYIAIVKDGDVGRPRFLPKNSAFIATMCALTSKNFDIYFIYSLLKLNFPIENMKVGTTIYHIYFKDYGNIQYYFPSLEVQQKIAKVFKNIDNFINLYKIKLEKISVIKQFLLAKMFVQPTNQPTNQPTNQPTNQPTNQPTNQPTNQPTNQPTNQPTNQPTNQPTNQPTNQPTNQPTNQPTNQPTNQPTNTSNSLCRL, encoded by the coding sequence TTGGTTGGAAGTAATTGTAATTGATTAGTTCATAAATTAGTTGATATTGTCTCATACCACACTTCTAAATTAACATTTAGTGATGTCGAGCGCAAAGGTCGATATCCACTTTATGATGCAAACAAGGTTATTGGCAAAACCAATAAGTTTTTTATGAAAGATGACTACATTGCCATAGTTAAAGATGGCGATGTAGGGCGTCCAAGATTTTTACCAAAAAATAGTGCTTTTATAGCCACAATGTGTGCGCTTACTTCCAAAAATTTTGATATATACTTTATTTATAGCTTATTAAAGTTAAATTTTCCCATTGAAAATATGAAAGTTGGCACAACTATTTACCATATTTATTTTAAAGATTATGGGAATATACAATATTATTTCCCATCTCTTGAAGTACAACAAAAAATAGCAAAAGTGTTTAAAAATATAGACAATTTTATCAATTTGTATAAAATTAAACTTGAAAAAATAAGTGTAATTAAGCAATTTTTGTTAGCTAAAATGTTTGTCCAACCAACCAACCAACCAACCAACCAACCAACCAACCAACCAACCAACCAACCAACCAACCAACCAACCAACCAACCAACCAACCAACCAACCAACCAACCAACCAACCAACCAACCAACCAACCAACCAACCAACCAACCAACCAACCAACCAACCAACCAACCAACCAACCAACCAACCAACCAACCAACCAACCAACCAACCAACCAACCAACACCTCTAATTCGCTTTGCAGATTATAA